Within the Kluyveromyces lactis strain NRRL Y-1140 chromosome A complete sequence genome, the region GCCTTTTCGGCCACTGCCCGCACCAATGATTTTGCCAAGATGTCCATTATCGGCCGTATTGGTAGCGAATACCAAGAGTTTACTACTGCTAACGATACTCGTTACTTGAAATACTCCATTGCTTCTCAGCCAAGAAAGGACAGCAACACAAACTGGTTCAATGTCACTGTTTTCAACACTAACCACATCAATTTCATGACACAATACGTCAAGAAAGGTGCTTTGGTTTACATCGAAGCTGATGCTTCTAACTATACTTTCGAAAGAGAAGATGGTTCCAGGGGCCAAAGTTTGAGTTTGGTTCAAAGGGATATCaacttgttgaagaacCCAAAGGCACctgaaactgaagaagaacaacaagCTTAAGAATGCTGTGATCTGTTAACCAATTCGTGTTGTTTTCTCTCGGCTGCTAATAATGTATTATTCCACATGGAGTATTTTTTTGACTACCTCTATATACTCTCTCTGTCTCTTAGTAATTACGTATAAATACTGTTTTTATCTAATAAGTTCTATCAAGGACATCTCGAATCTCACTCCCAGCCTTTACTTCTACTAGTatgcctttttttttccccCATTGTGTCACAGGACATGTTCTGATGAATAGCATTTCTTATTTATCATATTGTCAAGATTTCTAATGttaaatcatcatctcatctcatcaacAAGGTATtaaaaagataaaaaagGGTATCGAACACAAGGATCAACCAATGTCTTTACCACACGCTACATATACCGGACCCAAATCAACTCATGAATTCGAAGTCGATCCTTCTGACCCCAGGTACCAGACTACGGAGGGAAGAACTACTGGTGCTTCAGATTATGTATTGAAACAAGGGCATCAAGACGTCGATAAACCTAGTGACCCAAAGAAGGTTGATAACGTCAATAGTAAGACAGGAATCGATCAATATACCACGCTTTCGCAACTGCGGATGCAATTGACCGGATTACAAGACGATATCAATGAGTATTTGACTGAGAAGATCAATCACGTGAAAAAACCTCGTAACAGCAAGCAAGAACAAGAGATAAACGATCTATTGGATGGTTCTGAAGAAACCTGAAGATTCTGCAGATCGAGAGCTTCGAATTCTGTCGTTTGAGTGTTGAATGGTATTTATACGTACTTATTATCTGTTTGTATATAAATAGTGTCATCAAATTGTACTATATCGTTCCGGTTTTTTGATCATCTTAAAGTTGGTGAGTCAACAGATTGTGACATCTCTTCAGAGAGAAATAGGTACTGGTATACACCGCCAAGAGTCCTAGAAGGACAGCTGAATAACATCAAAGTGTAATCACGCCATGGGCAAGCTATTTCGGGTCGATTTGACcgttctttcttttgtctGCTTGCAATATTGGATCAACTATGTGGATAGAATCGGTTTCACCAATGCTTATGTTTCCGGTATGAAAGAGGATCTCGGGTTCAAGTCAAATCAGTTCAATATCGCTAATACGTGTTTCACCGTTGGATATTTGTTAGGTATGATCCCTCATAATTTGATTCTATTGAGAATCAAACCTCGGATTTGGTTGAGTTTCTGCACTTTTGCTTGGGGTATTCTGACATTGTCAATGTTCAGCATTGATTCCGTATGGCAGTGCTATGTGATTCGTTTCTTTCAAGCTTGGTTTGAAAGTTGTACTTTCAGTGGTACCCATTTGATTCTTGGGTCCTGGTATACTCCCTCCCAACTACCGATTAGAACCGCTATCTTCACATCCAGCGGGCTTTTGGGTGCTATGACAAGTGGGTTCTTACAAGTTGCTATCCATGATTCATTAAATGGTAAAGCAGGATTGCCCGGGTGGAAATGGTTGTTTATCATTGATGGGTTGATTACAATTCCTATCGCGTTGTATGgacttttcttctttccaGAACCAGATGCTGATGCAAGAGAGTCAAATCACAAGAATTCGTGGATCTTTACGGGGAAACATAAACAACAAATAGACACATTGGATTGGTCCATCTTCAAAAGGTGTGGTTCCAGGTGGCACTGGTGGTTATTCTCTTTTGTGTGGGTGCTTGGAGGTGAGAACATTTCATTTGCATCGAACTCAACTTTCAACATCTGGCTTGATAACCAAGGTTATTCACTAGCTGACAAGAACAGGTTCCCTGTCGGAATATATGCAGTTGGGATCGTTTCTACAGTGGCATCATCATTATATGTCCATAAATACTCTCATTTCGCCAAGCATTGGCACGTTGCCCTTTTCATCAGTATATCCATGTTCATTGTTTCTCTATTGATCTTGACGAACCCATTAAACCCGAAGTTTATGTTCGCTGCTCAATACTTGGGAGGAATTTCTTACACTGGTCAAACTCTCTTCTTTGCATGGTGCAACGTTGTATGCCGTGGtgatcttcaagaaagagcCATTGTCCTAGCATCAATGAATATGTTCTCTGGTGCGGTCAACGCTTGGTGGTCTCTACTGTTCTACTCCACATCAATGGCCCCCAAGTTTACTAATGGATGCTACGCATTGATGGCTACTTCGATAAGCAGCGGAATTGTATCGCTACTGATCCATTACCTACAAAAAAGAGACGATCTCGATCTATCTCAATATACAGATCCGGAAGAACagatcaaagaataaagtGTATAGTTGCATTTTTATCTCCCTTCCTCCCACCCTACATAACCATCCGATCAGCAGGTACGGACTAGCAGTCTTATATATACTATCAAACCAAGTGAATGGTGCTACCTACTACGGATTTTTCATAAGTTTTcctatctcatctcatcgcatctcaGTTTCTATGATCTCAAGACTTCGTAAATGGCTGTTTCCATCCAAATTCTTTTGCAACATGGAAAAATGAGAAAGTTGTCAACAAAAGCTTTATGAATACTAAATAATAATTCCGATACAAAAGACTGGGAAAAGAGATAGATTAGAAGTCATCTTAGTTACTACTTAGATAAACTATCCGATCCGTTTTGAGGATTAATTTGTTAGGTTCCTGTTTTGCACTTACATTTGCTgcgtttttttttcaaccTAATTTCTTAATCTAAGAAAGGTGtgtttttgaagatataCGGTCTCACATCCAGCCAGACTTTGTTTCGATTGAGCGTCTAAAAAGAACTATAAGCGGCACTGGTTATATTGGGGTTGAGATTTGTAATTGTTGCTCACGTTGATCTTATTAGCATTCATTTTGTGGTTAGTCTCTAAGAAGATGCCGTTCATACCTaagaataagaagaaatggacGAAGAGTTTTAAAGTATGGATCTCTGAGCTCAAGTTCTATTTACACAAGAGAAATAAGTTCTCTATGCTGTTACTCATCAGTGTGATAATATTCCTTCTCTATGAATtgacttcttctcttcCATCAAAGAGTAGCGCTGGTTATAGGATTCCAAAGACACATGGGATGTATCAAAATG harbors:
- the GON7 gene encoding chromatin DNA-binding EKC/KEOPS complex subunit GON7 (similar to uniprot|P46984 Saccharomyces cerevisiae YJL184W GON7 Protein of unknown function proposed to be involved in the transfer of mannosylphosphate groups onto N-linked oligosaccharides also proposed to be involved in responding to osmotic stress), producing MSLPHATYTGPKSTHEFEVDPSDPRYQTTEGRTTGASDYVLKQGHQDVDKPSDPKKVDNVNSKTGIDQYTTLSQLRMQLTGLQDDINEYLTEKINHVKKPRNSKQEQEINDLLDGSEET
- the RIM1 gene encoding Rim1p (similar to uniprot|P32445 Saccharomyces cerevisiae YCR028C-A RIM1 Single-stranded DNA-binding protein that is essential for mitochondrial genome maintenance Single-stranded zinc finger DNA-binding protein); translated protein: MFRLAQRRAFSATARTNDFAKMSIIGRIGSEYQEFTTANDTRYLKYSIASQPRKDSNTNWFNVTVFNTNHINFMTQYVKKGALVYIEADASNYTFEREDGSRGQSLSLVQRDINLLKNPKAPETEEEQQA
- the FEN2 gene encoding Fen2p (similar to uniprot|P25621 Saccharomyces cerevisiae YCR028C FEN2 Plasma membrane H -pantothenate symporter confers sensitivity to the antifungal agent fenpropimorph); translated protein: MGKLFRVDLTVLSFVCLQYWINYVDRIGFTNAYVSGMKEDLGFKSNQFNIANTCFTVGYLLGMIPHNLILLRIKPRIWLSFCTFAWGILTLSMFSIDSVWQCYVIRFFQAWFESCTFSGTHLILGSWYTPSQLPIRTAIFTSSGLLGAMTSGFLQVAIHDSLNGKAGLPGWKWLFIIDGLITIPIALYGLFFFPEPDADARESNHKNSWIFTGKHKQQIDTLDWSIFKRCGSRWHWWLFSFVWVLGGENISFASNSTFNIWLDNQGYSLADKNRFPVGIYAVGIVSTVASSLYVHKYSHFAKHWHVALFISISMFIVSLLILTNPLNPKFMFAAQYLGGISYTGQTLFFAWCNVVCRGDLQERAIVLASMNMFSGAVNAWWSLLFYSTSMAPKFTNGCYALMATSISSGIVSLLIHYLQKRDDLDLSQYTDPEEQIKE